One stretch of Rattus norvegicus strain BN/NHsdMcwi chromosome 12, GRCr8, whole genome shotgun sequence DNA includes these proteins:
- the Vps37d gene encoding vacuolar protein sorting-associated protein 37D: MYRARAARAGPEPGSPGRFGILSTGQLRDLLQDEPKLDRIVRLSRKFQGLQLERDACLASNYALAKENLALRPRLEMGRTALAIKYQELREVAENCADKLQRLEKSMHRWSPQCALGWLQAELEEAEQEAEVQMEQLLLGEQSLEAFLPAFQRGRALAHLRRTQAEKLQEVLRRRERSAQPAPTTAAAAAAAATAMDPPKPFPAAAVLPTGAARGPPPAVPRSLPPLDSRPVPPVKGSPGCPFGPAPLLSPRPSQPEPPHR, encoded by the exons ATGTACCGGGCCCGGGCGGCGCGGGCGGGGCCGGAGCCCGGCAGCCCGGGGCGCTTTGGGATCCTCAGCACCGGGCAGCTCCGGGATCTGCTTCAAGATGAGCCCAAGCTGGACCGGATCGTGCGGCTCAGCAGGAAG TTCCAGGGTCTGCAGCTGGAGCGGGATGCGTGCTTGGCCTCTAACTACGCGCTGGCCAAGGAGAACCTGGCCTTGCGTCCTCGCCTGGAGATGGGCCGGACAGCCCTGGCCATCAAGTACCAAGAGCTTCGAGAGGTGGCCGAGAACTGCGCAGACAAGCTGCAGAGACTGG AGAAGAGCATGCATCGCTGGAGCCCCCAATGTGCGCTGGGCTGGCTGCAGGCTGAGCTGGAGGAGGCTGAGCAGGAGGCTGAG gtccagatggagcAGCTGCTGCTGGGGGAACAGAGTCTGGAGGCCTTCCTGCCAGCCTTCCAGAGGGGCCGTGCCCTGGCCCACCTGAGGCGGACACAGGCAGAGAAACTACAGGAAGTGCTGAGGCGTCGAGAGCGCTCTGCCCAGCCGGcccccaccactgctgctgcagctgctgctgccgCCACCGCCATGGATCCCCCCAAACCCTTCCCTGCTGCTGCCGTCCTGCCCACTGGGGCCGCCCGGGGACCACCTCCAGCAGTACCCCGGAGCCTGCCCCCCTTGGACTCCCGCCCAGTGCCCCCAGTGAAGGGCTCCCCCGGGTGCCCTTTTGGCCCAGCCCCTTTGCTGAGCCCTCGACCCTCTCAACCTGAACCCCCTCATCGGTAG
- the Vps37d gene encoding vacuolar protein sorting-associated protein 37D isoform X1 produces MGGAPIQPGASGAEGGRPGMHPCTPGWPRGVPSRGCSGEFQGLQLERDACLASNYALAKENLALRPRLEMGRTALAIKYQELREVAENCADKLQRLEKSMHRWSPQCALGWLQAELEEAEQEAEVQMEQLLLGEQSLEAFLPAFQRGRALAHLRRTQAEKLQEVLRRRERSAQPAPTTAAAAAAAATAMDPPKPFPAAAVLPTGAARGPPPAVPRSLPPLDSRPVPPVKGSPGCPFGPAPLLSPRPSQPEPPHR; encoded by the exons ATGGGGGGCGCCCCAATCCAGCCTGGGGCGAGTGGTGCGGAGGGGGGGCGCCCGGGGATGCACCCGTGCACCCCGGGATGGCCGCGAGGCGTGCCCTCCCGAGGATGCTCCGGGGAG TTCCAGGGTCTGCAGCTGGAGCGGGATGCGTGCTTGGCCTCTAACTACGCGCTGGCCAAGGAGAACCTGGCCTTGCGTCCTCGCCTGGAGATGGGCCGGACAGCCCTGGCCATCAAGTACCAAGAGCTTCGAGAGGTGGCCGAGAACTGCGCAGACAAGCTGCAGAGACTGG AGAAGAGCATGCATCGCTGGAGCCCCCAATGTGCGCTGGGCTGGCTGCAGGCTGAGCTGGAGGAGGCTGAGCAGGAGGCTGAG gtccagatggagcAGCTGCTGCTGGGGGAACAGAGTCTGGAGGCCTTCCTGCCAGCCTTCCAGAGGGGCCGTGCCCTGGCCCACCTGAGGCGGACACAGGCAGAGAAACTACAGGAAGTGCTGAGGCGTCGAGAGCGCTCTGCCCAGCCGGcccccaccactgctgctgcagctgctgctgccgCCACCGCCATGGATCCCCCCAAACCCTTCCCTGCTGCTGCCGTCCTGCCCACTGGGGCCGCCCGGGGACCACCTCCAGCAGTACCCCGGAGCCTGCCCCCCTTGGACTCCCGCCCAGTGCCCCCAGTGAAGGGCTCCCCCGGGTGCCCTTTTGGCCCAGCCCCTTTGCTGAGCCCTCGACCCTCTCAACCTGAACCCCCTCATCGGTAG